The Acidobacteriota bacterium sequence GCGGCTGGGCTCAAGGCAAGGCCGATGTGCTCTACGTGGCCGATGCCTTCGAGGTCATGGCGAAGGTCAACGCGCTGCTCGACGCGCGCGCATCGGGCTGACGACACCCCGATCGCCCGGCGATACGGCGCCCGGGCTACATGCTCGGCCCCAGCAGGATGCTGTTCAGGAACAGTTGGTGCGCCCCGCGCAGGAACGTCCTGAACGTGACGTCGTCGGCGAACACCACGACGTGGCCTCGGCCGGCCGGCTCGTGCCACATGAACGGCGCGCCGTCGAGATGCTCGAGCGCCTCATCGAACGCGAAGCCGGCCACGATCGGGCGCTCGCGCTTCAGGCTCGCGACGCGCGCGCCCTTCTTCGTCGGCGTGAAGACGACGTTCGACCGGAAGATCGCGTGGATCGGGCTTTCGATGCCGACGCCCAGCATGTGCTCGGCATCGACGTCGAGACCGACGAAGACGCCCGGCACGACGTCGATGCGCCTCGGCGGGTCCTGCCTCGACTCCTTGGCGTCGGCTGGTGGCGCGGCGAACAGGTCGCGCGCGCTCGTGAGCCCGACGCGCTCACCGCTCGCCCAGGCCGCAGCGCCCTTGATGGCGACGAGCGTCCCGCCGTCGTTCACCCATCGCTTCAGCCGCTCGGCGCCCTCCTCGCCGAACACACGCCCATACCCCGCAGGCTGGCCATCGGGCAGCACGATCACGTCGTAGTCGTGGAGGCGGACGGACGCCAGGTCCTGGGCCTTGACGATGGTGAACGGCACACCGTAGGTCTGCTCGAGCAGGAACCAGATCGCCCCGAACGCGGTGACCGACGTTGGCGGCTCGCTGACGACGATGATCTTCGGCGCCTCGAGGTCGACGACGGTGCGGTCGCCGAGGTCGCGGCCCGCGTCGACCATCGCCGTGTTGGCGGCGACGACGTCCACTTCGTACTCGCGGGCCAGGGCGGCGAGTCGCTCGTGCAGCGTCTCGGGGTTCGTCTCGGTGCGGACGAGTACCGTGCCGGGCGCGAAGCGGCGCCCGTCGAGCGTGAACGCCTCGCGGGCGAGCGACACCTGGTACTCGTCCTTCCACAGGGCGCCGACGAGCCGGATGCCGCCACGTGTGGTCCAGGGGAAGAGGTAGCCGAAGCGCGCCCGTTCCGGTGCCTGCGTGGCTGCCAGCGGCCGGGCGGTGACCCGCTCGAGTACCCCCGGGGGCGCGACGTCGCTCGTCCAGTAGGCCTCGACGCCGTAGGCGAGCGGGAGTGACCACACGTTGATGTCGTAGAAGCCGTACGGCTTCCTCGGGGCCGCCTCGCCCACCGAGTCGTTGTACGCCTTCGCCTTCCGCACCTCGTCGAGGAAGGCCTCGTCCATCGGGGTCTCGGGGTCGAGCAGCGTCCGGAGCAGACGCTTCTGCGGCTGGTTGGCCGGGACCACGAAGACGCCGGGGTCGAACGCGCGCTTCGAGGCCGTGCCGGTCCTGACGTCGGAGCCGGAGGCCGACGAGAAGGCGCCGGTCGCACGGTACACCTCGATGTGATGCTCGCGCAGCAGGTCGACGAGGTCGGCCGTGCGGGCCCGGTCGGCGCCTGGCACGAGCACGAACTGCTTCACCGGCTCGCGCGCCACGTCGGCCATCGCGGACGCCCTGAAGTCGTAGAGCGCCATCAACCGCTCCTCGCGGCGTTCGGCCGTCGTCACGAGCGTGGCCATCGCGCCGGTGAAGTGCCGCAGCACGGCATCGCCGAGCGTGCTGATGCGGCCGTCCGGCAGCCGGTACGCGAGCCCCTTGTTGCCGCCCCCGTCGGTCTCGAACGTCATGCCGGTGGCGCCGTTGAGCGACGGGTAGCTGTCCCAGTAGCCCGGGTAGTGGAGGTCGAAGACCTGTCTGGTGAAGTAGGTCCAGCCGTGGCGGTCGAAGGCCGCCGCGATGTTCCGGCCGTACGCCTCGGCCCAGCGGCGCGACGGCTCGCTCACCTGCGCGTTGATGGGCAGCGCCCAGGGTGGGAAGAAGAAGCGATCCGGGTTGCCGTGGTGGTCGATGAAGACCACCGGGTTCCAGCGGTGCAGCTCGCGGGCGATCGTCCGGCTCTCGACCTGGCTCAGGAAGACGGCATCGCGGTTGAGATCGATCTGATAGTGGTTGTTGTTCGTGTCCATCCGCCAGTCGCCGCGATGCTCCTGCGCGACGGGATCGGGATTGCCCGTGGCCGATGCCCTCATCCACGCCACGTGGCGCGCATGGCTCTCCGGGTTGTGCGACGGGTAGATGATGGTGACGACCTCCTTCAAAACGCGCCGCGTCGTCTCGTCGGTGCCCGACGCGAGGTGGTAGGCCAGCTGGATGCCCGTCTCGACCGCCGCAGACTCGTTCCCGTCGTTGGCGAAGTTCATCCAGGCCACGGCTGGCGTCGACGCCGCGATAGCGCGTGCCGCATCGGCAGTGGTCGTCCGCGGGTCGCGAAGCCGCTCGATCGCCGTCCTGATCTCTTCGAGGCGCTGCACGTTCTCCGGAGCGGTGACCGCCACGAGCAGCAGCTCTCGACGTTCGTTGGTCCGCCCCACGCTGAAGACCTTCACGCGATCGGTCACCGTCTCGAGGCGGCGCATGTAGGCCGTCATCTCGACATGGTCGGTCCAGTACTCGCCCATCTCGTAGCCGAAGACCGATTGCGGCGCGGGCACCTTCGGATCGTGGGTGGCGCCAGGCCACCACTCGCGCGACTGACCCGACAGCGGGCCCTGGAGGAGGACGAACAGGATCAGGCTCGTCAACGACAGCCGCAATCGACGCATGGGACCCCTCGGATGATGGTGAGGACCTCGAGCGCGCGGGGGCTCACACGGGACAGCCGGTCGACGGCCGGCGGCACGCACGAGGAAGGCCGACGGGGGGAGGATAACGCGAAAGACGGAGCACGGGAAGGCCGCCGGACGGGGCGGCCACACGACAGGCCTCGATGACGGCCACTCGGGCGGCGCGGGCGAGCGTCGAAGAGCTCCGCCGTCGCATCGCGTCGAGGCGACGGCGGAGCCCATCGGTGCGGTCAGCTGTTGAGCACCACGATCGCGCGGTCGTTGTTCGACGAGGCGAACACCACGAGGCAGCGGTCCTGGTTGGCCTGCGCCGTCGCGTACAGATGATGCAGGTCGATGCCTTCGGCCGCCAGCTTCTCGGTCAGGCCGCGGAGCATGCCGGGCTTGTGCGCCACCTCGGTGGCGACCACCTCGCCCTCGTGCGGGCTGAAGCCGGCGGCACGCAGCGCGTCGGCGACCCTGACGTTGTCGTCGGTCATCAGGCGGATGATGGCCTGGTCCCCGTGCACCCAGGAGCTCGTGCCGAGGAGGTTCACCCCCTTGTCGGAGATGATCCGCGTGATGCGGTGGAGGCTGCCCACGTCGTTCAGCACCTGGAGCACGACCTCCCGGGCTGGTCTCGCCTTCAGCATGGCTTCGTCCTCCTAACCCGCCAATTGTAGCGCCGCACGGGCCCGGCCGGGTGCGCGGCGTGGGGTATCATTTGGAGCCCACGAGCCAGGCATGTCGCCCGCGGAGCATGCGGTGGGTGCCCGGAGCACGCATGAGCGAGCGCCTCGTCCTGCCCGTCGTTCCCGCACCGCGTCTCTGGGCGAAGCTCATCGATCACGGACAATGCATCGGCTGCCACGCGTGCTCGACCGCGTGCAAGTCCGAGAACGACGTGCCGCTGTCGGTGAACCGCACCTACGTGAAAGCGGTCGAGGTCGGCACGTTCCCGCAGGTGCGCCGCGCGTTCCAGGTGACCCGCTGCAACCAGTGCGAGGACGCGCCGTGTGTCGAGATCTGCCCGACATCCGCGATGTACCGGCGCGACGATGGCATCGTCGACTTCGACAAGCGATCGTGCATCGGGTGCAAGGCGTGCATCGCGGCGTGCCCGTACGACGCCATCTTCATCAACCCCTTCGACGGTGCCGCGGAGAAGTGCAACCTCTGTGCGCACCGCCTCGAGGTAGGCCTCGAACCCGCGTGCGTGGTCGTCTGTCCGACGCAGGCCATCGTGGTCGGCGATCTCAATCACCCGGCGTCGGTCGTGGCGCGCGCGGCGCATCGCGACGTGGTACACGTCCGCCGGCCCGAGAAGGAGACGCGCCCGAAGCTGTTCTACCGGGGCGCGCATCAGGCAACGCTCGATCCGCTCGCCGCCGCACGCCCCGAAGGCGGCCTCTTCATGTGGAGCGAACAGCTCACCGGGGGGCAGCACGTCGTGTCGGGGCACCCGGAGGCGGCAAACCACGCGACGACGGCACGGCTCGCCTACGATGTCCCGCATCGCGCCCCCTGGGACTGGCGCGTGAGCCTGTACACGTGGACGAAGAGCGTGGCCGCAGGCGCGTACCTCGTGCCGGCGCTGCTCGTGCTCGCCGGTCTGCTCGACCCTTCGAGCCCGCTGTGGCGATGGCTCGGGCCGTGTATCGCCGGTGCTGCCCTGGCCGCAACCGGGCTGGTTCTCATCGGTGATCTCGAACAACCGACTCGTTTCTACTTCCTGTTCACGCGGGCACAACGCCGCAGCTGGCTGGTGAAGGGCGCGTGGGTCATCACGGCGTACGGCGCGCTGCTCTCGGCGCACGTGGCGCTCGTGCTCGCGGGGGTGGACCGCCTCGCGCCGCTGATGGCACTCGGGTTGCCTCTGGCGGCGATGACGGCCATCTACACGGCATACCTCTTCGCCCAGGCCAGGGCCCGCGATCTGTGGCAGAGCCCGGTTCTCGCACCGCATCTCGTCGTGCAGGCCGTGCTGGCCGGTGCCGGCACCCTGGCGCTCTGCGGCCTCGTCGGCGGGCACCTCACGGCGGAAGCCCGCGAGGCCCTGCTCTGGACGGTGGCCCTGGCCGGCGCCGGTCACCTGTGGCTCGTCCTCTGCGAGACGACGGTCGGGCATCCGACCTCGCACGCGCGACTCGCGGTGCGCGAGATGCTGTGGGGGCGCCATCACGTGACGTTCTGGACCAGCGTGGCGCTCGTGGCATGGGCCCTCGCCGCCCCCTGGCTGGGCCTGGCGGTGGTGCCGCTGGCGCTCGCGGGCCTGCTCGCCTACGAGCACGCCTACGTGCAGGCGGGCCAGGCGGTGCCGCTCGCGTGAGGGACGGGGACAGGTGGTTGTCAGTCCTGAGCCGACAGTCTGGCTGGCGGCTACAGGCTACAGGCTGGTGGCCTGGTTGGAGACCTCGACGATTGAACGACTGGCCTTCGCTTCACTGCCAGTGAGGTTGCCGATCACGGAGGAGACGGCGATCGTCATCGTGCTGGCCGGTCGCCGCTGGCCGGTCGTCGCAAGCCGAATGTCGGATTGGGGTGAGTCTGTTGTGATCGGCCATTGGTCATTGGTGACGAGATGAGCATCGAGCCCGAGGCGGAACGCACCGCGCGCGAGGCCGCCGCCACGCGCGGGGAGACCTGTAACCCCGATCCGAGCCGGAACGAGCTCGTCGCGTTCCCACCGAAGGCGCGGTGGGACGACTGGCGCGAGCTCGATCCGAAAGCGTGGCCGGAACGCGTCGAGAGGCGCTACGCGCTCGTGCCGACGACCTGCTTCAACTGCGAGTCGGCGTGCGGCCTGCTCGCGTACGTCGACAGGGACACGGGTCAGGTCCGCAAGTTCGAGGGCAACCCGGAGCATCCCGGATCGCGCGGACGCAATTGCGCCAAGGGACCGGCCACCCTCAACCAGACCACCGACCCCGAGCGCATCCTCCACCCGCTCAAGCGCTCCGGCCCGCGAGGCGAGGGGAGGTGGGAACGCGTGAGCTGGGACGAAGCGCTCGACGACATCGCCGCCCGCCTCCGGCGCGCGATCGTGGAAGGGCGCCAGAACGAGGTGATGTACCACGTCGGCCGGCCTGGCGAAGATGGCTTCACCGAGCGCATCCTCGCCGCGTGGGGCGTCGATGGCCACAACTCACATACGAACGTCTGCTCGTCGAGCGGTCGTGCCGGCTATCAGTACTGGATGGGGTTCGATCGCCCCAGCCCCGACCACACCAACGCGGACGTGATCCTGCTCATTTCCTCTCACCTCGAGGCCGGGCACTACTTCAACCCGCACGCGCAACGGGTGATGGAGGCCAGGCAGCGGGGCGCGACGCTGATCGTCTTCGACACGCGGCTCTCCAACACGGCGACGCACGCCGACCACTGGCTCTCGACGTACCCGGGGTCGGAAGCAGCGGTCCTGCTCGCCGTCGCGAACCACGTGATCCAGACCGGCCGGTACGACCGTGAGTTCGTCCGTCGCTGGTGGAACTGGGAGGAGTACCTGGCCATCGAACACCCGGCCGCGGGATCGTCCTTCGAGGACTTCGAGCGGATTCTCCGCGAGCTCTACGCGGAGTACACCTTCGAGTTCGCCTCGAAGGAGTCTGGCGTCGACACGGCCACGATCGCGGCCGTCGCCGATGCCGTGTCGCGCGCCGGCACCCGTCTGTCGACACACACGTGGCGCAGCGCGGCGGCCGGCAACCTCGGGGGGTGGCAGGTTTCGCGGACGCTCTTCCTCCTGAACGCGCTGCTCGGGGCAGTCGCCACCGAGGGCGGCGTCTACCCCAACGGCTGGAACAAGTTCGTCCCGCGGCCGATGCACGTACCGCCTCACCCACGCACGTGGAACGAGCTGACGTGGCCGGCCGAATACCCGCTCGCCATGAACGAGCTGTCGTTCCTCCTGCCGCACTTCCTCGCGGAGGGGCGCGGCCGGCTCGATGTGTACTTCACGCGCGTCTACAACCCCGTCTGGACCAACCCCGACGGGTTCTCCTGGATCGAGGCGCTCACCGACGAGACCAAGGTCGGCCTGCACGTCGCGCTCACGCCGACGTGGAGCGAAACGGCCTTCTTCGCCGACTACGTGCTGCCGATGGGGCTCGCACCGGAGCGCCACGACGTCCACTCGTACGAGACGCACGACGCGCAGTGGATCGGGTTCCGCCAGCCCGTGCTGCGCGCCTGGCGCGAGCGACAGGGCGACGCCGTCGTCGACACGCGCGACGTGAATCCTGGCGACGTGTGGGAGGAGAACGAATTCTGGATCGACCTCACCTGGCGGATCGACCCCAGTGGCGAGCTGGGGATTCGTCGATACGTCGAGTCGCGCGACCGTGCTGGCGAGAAGCTCTCCATCGACGAGTACTACGGGTTCATCTTCGATCACTCCGTCCCCGGGCTGCCGGAGCGTGCGGCCAGTGAGGGCCTGACGCCGCTGCAGTTCATGCGCCGCTACGGCGCGTTCGAGACCGCCCGCCGCATCGGCCCCGTGCACGAGCAGCCCGTTCCATCTGGAGAGCTCGACGACGCGGCCGTCGATCGGTTCGGGCGCGTGTACACCCGGGCGCCACAGGCCGCCCCGCTCAACCTGGTGCCGCAGCCCACCCCCGATCCCGACGCCGAGGACCGGCGGCCCGTCGGCGTCAACGTCGACGGCCGCATCCTTCACGGGTTCCCCACGCCGAGCGGACGGCTGGAGTTTTACTCGACGACGCTCGCGACCTGGGGATGGCGCGAGTACGCGCTGCCCACGTACATCAGGAGCCACGTCCATCCCGAGCACCTCGAACCCGGGCAGATGCCCCTCATCTCGACGTTCCGCCTGCCCGTGCAGATCCATACGCGCAGCGCGAACGCGAAGTGGCTCGACGAGATCGCGCACACGAATCCCCTGTGGATACACCCGGCCGACGCGGCCCGGCTGGCGCTCGGCACCGGCGACCTCGTGCGCGTCGAGACGGCCACCGGCTACTTCGTCGTCAAAGCGTGGGTCACTGAAGGCATCCGCCCGGGCGTGGTCGCCTGCAGCCATCACATGGGACGCTGGAAGGTGCACGATCACGGCCAGCGCCAGCACATGGCCACCGTCGCGCTCGATCGACAGGATCGCCGCTGGCGGATGACGCGTCGCGAGGGCGTGGGGCCGTATGCGTCGGCCGATCGCGATACGCAGCACATCTGGTGGAGCGACGTGGGGGTGCACCAGAACCTCACGTTCCCTGTGCACCCGGATCCCATTTCGGGCCAGCACTGCTGGCACCAGGCCGTACGCATCCGCAAGGCCGATTCAGGTGACGCCTACGGCGACGTCTTCGTCGACACGGGGCGGTCGCGTCGCGAGTACGAGTTGTGGCTCGCGCGCTCGCGCCCGGCGCTCGCGGTCTCACCCGACGGCACGCGGCGCCCGTACTGGCTGCTGCGACCGCTCAAGCCCGCGCGCGAGGCGTATCGGCTGCCGGGGTCGCCGGCCGGCGGGTAGCGAGCTGCATGGCCATCCTCGTGGCGGGCCTGCTGGCGGCTCTTGCGGCAGCCCTTCTCTATCAGTTGGTCGGCACACGACGCGATGCCGCGCGGCTGCCCCCGCCGGGGCGCCTCGTCGACGCAGGGCACGTCACGCTCCACGTGCGTGCTCTCGGCACCGGCATGCCGACGGTCGTCTTCATCTCCGGCATCGCCGCCTCCTGTCTGAACTGGTGGGCCCTCCAGCAGGCGATGGCCTCCCACACCCGCACGGTGTCGTACGATCGGCCGGGGCTCGGGTGGAGCCCGCTCGGGCCACGCGGCCTCACGGCGGCAGCGCACGCCCGTCACCTGCGCGAGGCGCTCTCGGCACTCGGCGCCCCACCACCCTACGTCCTCGTGACCCATTCCTTCGGGGCGTTCGTCGGGCAGCTCTTCACCGAACTGGAGCCGCACACGGTGAAGGGGCTCGTGCTGATCGACCCCATCACGTCGCGGGAGTGGATGGCGCCTGACCGGTCGCAGCGGTACACGCTTCGAGGCGGCGCCTTCGTCGCACGCGTGGGCGCGCTGCTCGCCGCGCTCGGCGTCGTGCGATTCGCGGTGCGGCGGTTTCGCCGCGGCTCGGAGGGCGTCGGGCGGGCGATCCTCGGCTCGTTCGGGGCGCAGGCCGTGCGGGCGGTGTCGCGCGTGATGGGAGAGGTCGGCAAGATGGCGCCCGAGACGTGGGACGCCATCCAGGCGCACTGGAGCCACCCCCGGGCGTTCGTCGCGATGGCCCGGCACTTCGTCGCCTTGCCGCGCAGCGCCACGGAAGTCCATCACGCCGCCGGGCAGCGGACGACGGCGTGGACGATGCCCGTCGTCGTGCTCTGCTCCGGCGATGCGAGTAAGGAGAAGGTCGCCGCCCAGCAGGATCTCGCGCGCCAATCGACCCGAGGGCGTCACGTGCGCGTGGCCGGCGCGGGACACTGGATCCACCTGGATCGACCCGACGTGGTCCGGAGCGCCATCCTCGAGGTGATGACGGCAGCGTAGGCGGCGCGTCCAGCCACGCGCCTCCGGTACCTTGAGGTGCTACTCTAGCGTCGTGACGAGTCACCAGAGCACGGCCGCGCTGCCGTTCGACGTCGCACACGACGTCCCGCTCGCGGAGTCGCTTCGCCGCTTCCGGTGGCGCGGCGGCGCCGAACCGGCCGTCGACGAGCTCGAGGCGAGCGCCGGCTCCGCGACGCTTCGAGTGCCCACCTTCACCAACGAGTTCTGGACGGCGAAGCAGCGTGCCGCGCACAGCCTCCACGAAGTGTCGTATCGCGCGTGCTTCAAGCCCCAGTTGCCGCGGTTCTTCATCGAGCGCCTGACGACGCCGGGCGAGATCGTCTACGACCCCTTCATGGGCCGCGGAACGACCCTCGTCGAGGCCGCCTTGCTCGGTCGCGTACCGTTCGGCTGCGACGTCAACCCGCTCAGTCGCGTGCTGACCGAGCCGCGTCTCGACCCGCCCTGCCTGGAGGACGTGGACGCGGCACTCGCCGCCGTCGACTTCGCAGCGCCAGCGGAAGCACCGGACGACCTGCTCGTGTTCTATCACCCCGAAACGCTGCGCGAGATCGCGGCGCTCCGCGCCCATCTCCTGGCACGCGAGCGAGCGGGGACGCTCACACCCGCAGATCGATGGGTCAGGATGGTGGCGGTCAACCGGCTCACGGGGCACTCGACCGGGTTCTTCTCGGTCTATACGTTTCCCCCGAACCAGGCGGTGTCGGCACGATCGCAGGCCCGCATCAACGCCCGAAGGAAGCAGATCCCCCCACGCCGCGACGTCGCCGCGATCATCAGGCGCAAGTCTCGAGCCCTGCTGAGCGACATCACGCCCGAGACGCGCACACGATTGGCCGCGCTGGCCGGGCGCACGCGCCTCGTCACCGGCCTCTCGTCGCTCACGCCAGAACTGGCGAGCGGTTCGGTGGCGCTCGTCGTGACCTCACCGCCGTTTCTCGATGTGGTCGACTACCAGACCGACAACTGGCTTCGTTGCTGGTTCTGCGGCATCGACGCGACGAGTGTTCCGATCACGAAGGCACGGCGCACCGACGACTGGCAGGCGTTCGTCGAACGGACGCTCGTCGAGCTGCGGCGCGTACTGCGCCCCGGCGGTCACGTGGCCTTCGAGGTCGGCGAGGTCAAGGGCGGCGCGGTCCGTCTCGAGGAACTCGTCGTGCCGGCCGGCCTCGCGGCGGGCCTCGAGCCCGTGCTCGTGCTGATCAACGCGCAGGCCTTCACGAAGACCGCCAACTGCTGGGGCGTCGACAACAACCGCAAGGGCACGAACACCAACCGCATCGTCGTGTTCCGGAAGGCCGGCTGATCGAGGGCGCTGGAACGTGTCGCTCCTTCAACAGAAGCCCGCGCTGCCGCTGGACGTCGCCGCCGACCTGGCGCGCTCGCGTTTCGGCATCGAAGGCGCGGCCTCGCCGCTGCCTGGCGAACGCGACCAGAACGTCAGGATCGACGCAGTCGACGGGCGGCGGTTCGTGCTCAAGATTGCCCATCCCGCAGACGACGCGTCCCTGCTCGAGGCGCAGCACGTTGCGATGGCGGCCGCGGCACCGCTCTCGCCCCGGCCGGTGCCCGGCATGTCGGGTCGCGCCGTCGAAGCGGTCGTGATCGATGGCCGCCGCTACCTCGTGCGCCTCCTCACGTGGATGGATGGCAGGCCCCTGGGCGAGCTCGCCCGCCGGACCCCGGCCCTGTTCGAGTCGCTCGGTCGGGCCGTGGCCGCGGTGGACCGGGCGCTGACCGGCATCGACCACCCGGCCCTGCACCGTGAGTTCCCGTGGGATCTCGAGACGGCTCCGCGCCTGCTCGCTGCGACGCCAGAAGGCCTCGACGCCGAACGACAGGCGTTCGTCTCGCACGCGCTGGCGCTTCACGCGGCGCACGTCGCCCCACGCGCAGCGGGCCTGCGGCGCCAGGCCATCCACAACGACGCGAACGACTACAACGTCCTGGTCGGCGGTGAAGACGACGCCCCTCACTCACGCGGCCAGACGGTCGTGGGGCTGCTCGACTTCGGCGACCTCATCTGGTCGGCTCGGGTTCATGACGTGGCGGTCGCCGCCGCTTACGCCCTGCTCGGGCAGGACGACCCGCTCGCGGCGGTGGCCGCGGTGGTTCGTGGGTACCACGAGACCCTGCCACTCGACGAGAACGAGATCGCGTCGCTCTTTCCGCTCGTCCTGCTGCGCCTCGCGCTGAGCGTCCACCACGCGGCCCGCCAGACGTCGGCACGGCCCGACGACCCGTACCTGTCGATCAGCCAGGCCCCGATCACAGCGGCCATGCCGGTGCTGACCGCCACGCATCCCCGCCTCGCGCACTACGTCCTGCGCGACGCCTGCGGGCTGCCCCCCGTGCCGCATGCGTCGCGCGTCATCGAGTGGCTGCGCGCGCACCAGGTCGACTTCGCGCCGGTGCTCGGGCGCGACCTTCGCGCGCCAGGCGCCGCGGTGCCGCTGGATCTGAGCGCGGGCAGCGTGCTTCTGCCGAGCGACCCGGCTACCCGGACGCCGCGGTTGCTGGCAGAGCGACTGGCTGACGCCATCAGGCGGACTCCCGGGGCGGCTGACGACGCCGTCGGCGTCGGCGGCTACGACGAGGCGCGCGTGCTCTACACCACCCCGGCTTTTCGCAGCACGCGCCCCTTCGCCGAGGGCCGTACCGTCCACCTTGGCGTCGACCTGACCGCGCCGGCGGGCACGCCCGTGCACGCGCCGATCGGCGGGGTCGTGCATGGGTTCGAGGACGCGACGGCGCCTCTCGACTACGGCCCCGTGATCGTCCTCAGGCACGATCAGCCCGGCGTGGCGTTCTACACGCTGTACGGGCATCTCGGTCGCGAATCGCTCGCACGCCTGCGGGTCGGCCAGACCGTTGCGGCGGGCGAGCGCCTGGGATCGATCGGCTCGTCCGAGGTGAACGGCGGCTGGTGGCCGCACCTGCACCTACAGGTCATCACGGACATGCTCGACGTGCCGTGCAACTTCAACGGCGCCGCCGTGCCGAGCCAGCGGGACGTCTGGAAGGGCCTCTGCCCCGACCCCAACCTGGTGCTGCAGGTTCCCGACGACCAGCTGCCCCGGAGACGCGCCACGAGGGATCTCCTGACCTCACGACGGGCTCACGTCGGTTCGAACGTCCGCTTGAGCTATCGTCGACCGCTGCGCATCGTGCGCGGATGGATGCAGTGGCTGTACGACGAGGACGGCCGGCCGTATCTCGACGTGTACAACAACGTCCCGCACGTCGGTCACGCGCACCCGGGAGTCGTGACAACGGTCTGCGAGCAGTTGGCGGTGCTCAACACCAACACGCGCTACCTGCAGGACGTGCACGCCGAGTACGTCGAAGCGCTGCTTGCCACCTTCCCGGCGCCGCTTTCGGTCTGCTACCTGACGACGTCGGGCAGCGAGGCCACCGAGCTCGCCCTGCGGCTGGCGCGCGCCGCGACGGAAGGTGTCGACTTGCTCGTTCTCGACGGGGCCTATCACGGCCACACCACGACGGCGATCGACATCAGTCCGTACAAGCACGACGGCCCTGGCGGCGCGGGCGCGCCGGCATGGGTTCACAAGGTGTCGCTTCCCGACCTGTACCGCGGCCCCTATCGCGCCTCCGATCCTGACGCCGGTCTGAAGTACGCCGCGGCCGTCGGGGCTCGCATCGACGACATCGGGAGCCGGCGGCGCCGCCTGTGCGGCTACCTCGCCGAGACGTGTCCGAGCGTGGGCGGTCAGTTCTTCTTGCCGGCGGGCTACCTGCGCGAGGTCTATCGACTGACGCGGGCGGCTGGCGGCGTCGCCATCGCCGACGAGGTGCAGACGGGCCTCGGCCGCATCGGCACGCACCTCTGGGCCTTCGAGGCGCACGGCGTCGTCCCCGACA is a genomic window containing:
- the nrfD gene encoding polysulfide reductase NrfD, whose protein sequence is MSERLVLPVVPAPRLWAKLIDHGQCIGCHACSTACKSENDVPLSVNRTYVKAVEVGTFPQVRRAFQVTRCNQCEDAPCVEICPTSAMYRRDDGIVDFDKRSCIGCKACIAACPYDAIFINPFDGAAEKCNLCAHRLEVGLEPACVVVCPTQAIVVGDLNHPASVVARAAHRDVVHVRRPEKETRPKLFYRGAHQATLDPLAAARPEGGLFMWSEQLTGGQHVVSGHPEAANHATTARLAYDVPHRAPWDWRVSLYTWTKSVAAGAYLVPALLVLAGLLDPSSPLWRWLGPCIAGAALAATGLVLIGDLEQPTRFYFLFTRAQRRSWLVKGAWVITAYGALLSAHVALVLAGVDRLAPLMALGLPLAAMTAIYTAYLFAQARARDLWQSPVLAPHLVVQAVLAGAGTLALCGLVGGHLTAEAREALLWTVALAGAGHLWLVLCETTVGHPTSHARLAVREMLWGRHHVTFWTSVALVAWALAAPWLGLAVVPLALAGLLAYEHAYVQAGQAVPLA
- a CDS encoding molybdopterin-dependent oxidoreductase, translating into MSIEPEAERTAREAAATRGETCNPDPSRNELVAFPPKARWDDWRELDPKAWPERVERRYALVPTTCFNCESACGLLAYVDRDTGQVRKFEGNPEHPGSRGRNCAKGPATLNQTTDPERILHPLKRSGPRGEGRWERVSWDEALDDIAARLRRAIVEGRQNEVMYHVGRPGEDGFTERILAAWGVDGHNSHTNVCSSSGRAGYQYWMGFDRPSPDHTNADVILLISSHLEAGHYFNPHAQRVMEARQRGATLIVFDTRLSNTATHADHWLSTYPGSEAAVLLAVANHVIQTGRYDREFVRRWWNWEEYLAIEHPAAGSSFEDFERILRELYAEYTFEFASKESGVDTATIAAVADAVSRAGTRLSTHTWRSAAAGNLGGWQVSRTLFLLNALLGAVATEGGVYPNGWNKFVPRPMHVPPHPRTWNELTWPAEYPLAMNELSFLLPHFLAEGRGRLDVYFTRVYNPVWTNPDGFSWIEALTDETKVGLHVALTPTWSETAFFADYVLPMGLAPERHDVHSYETHDAQWIGFRQPVLRAWRERQGDAVVDTRDVNPGDVWEENEFWIDLTWRIDPSGELGIRRYVESRDRAGEKLSIDEYYGFIFDHSVPGLPERAASEGLTPLQFMRRYGAFETARRIGPVHEQPVPSGELDDAAVDRFGRVYTRAPQAAPLNLVPQPTPDPDAEDRRPVGVNVDGRILHGFPTPSGRLEFYSTTLATWGWREYALPTYIRSHVHPEHLEPGQMPLISTFRLPVQIHTRSANAKWLDEIAHTNPLWIHPADAARLALGTGDLVRVETATGYFVVKAWVTEGIRPGVVACSHHMGRWKVHDHGQRQHMATVALDRQDRRWRMTRREGVGPYASADRDTQHIWWSDVGVHQNLTFPVHPDPISGQHCWHQAVRIRKADSGDAYGDVFVDTGRSRREYELWLARSRPALAVSPDGTRRPYWLLRPLKPAREAYRLPGSPAGG
- a CDS encoding alpha/beta hydrolase produces the protein MAILVAGLLAALAAALLYQLVGTRRDAARLPPPGRLVDAGHVTLHVRALGTGMPTVVFISGIAASCLNWWALQQAMASHTRTVSYDRPGLGWSPLGPRGLTAAAHARHLREALSALGAPPPYVLVTHSFGAFVGQLFTELEPHTVKGLVLIDPITSREWMAPDRSQRYTLRGGAFVARVGALLAALGVVRFAVRRFRRGSEGVGRAILGSFGAQAVRAVSRVMGEVGKMAPETWDAIQAHWSHPRAFVAMARHFVALPRSATEVHHAAGQRTTAWTMPVVVLCSGDASKEKVAAQQDLARQSTRGRHVRVAGAGHWIHLDRPDVVRSAILEVMTAA
- a CDS encoding site-specific DNA-methyltransferase: MPFDVAHDVPLAESLRRFRWRGGAEPAVDELEASAGSATLRVPTFTNEFWTAKQRAAHSLHEVSYRACFKPQLPRFFIERLTTPGEIVYDPFMGRGTTLVEAALLGRVPFGCDVNPLSRVLTEPRLDPPCLEDVDAALAAVDFAAPAEAPDDLLVFYHPETLREIAALRAHLLARERAGTLTPADRWVRMVAVNRLTGHSTGFFSVYTFPPNQAVSARSQARINARRKQIPPRRDVAAIIRRKSRALLSDITPETRTRLAALAGRTRLVTGLSSLTPELASGSVALVVTSPPFLDVVDYQTDNWLRCWFCGIDATSVPITKARRTDDWQAFVERTLVELRRVLRPGGHVAFEVGEVKGGAVRLEELVVPAGLAAGLEPVLVLINAQAFTKTANCWGVDNNRKGTNTNRIVVFRKAG